A single genomic interval of Struthio camelus isolate bStrCam1 chromosome 9, bStrCam1.hap1, whole genome shotgun sequence harbors:
- the CCNL1 gene encoding cyclin-L1 codes for MASAVAHPAPPAAAAPPAAATAAAAAAAAAAAAAAAAPGILIGDRLYSEVSLTIDHSLIPEERLSPTPSMQDGLDLQCETDLRILGCELIQAAGILLRLPQVAMATGQVLFHRFFYSKSFVKHSFEIVAMACINLASKIEEAPRRIRDVINVFHHLRQLRAKRTPSPLILDQNYINTKNQVIKAERRVLKELGFCVHVKHPHKIIVMYLQVLECERNQTLVQTAWNYMNDSLRTNVFVRFQPETIACACIYLAARALQIPLPTRPHWFLLFGTTEEEIQEICLTTLKLYTRKKPNYEFLDKEVEKRKMALQEAKLKAKGLNPDGTPALSTLGGFSPASKPSSPREIKTEEKSPVSLNTKTIKKEPEERQQAAKSPYNGMRKESKRSRSSRSASRSRSRTKSRSRSHTPRRHYNNRRSLSGTYSSRSRSRSRSHSGSPRRHHNHGSPHLKTKHSREELKSASRHGHKRKKSRSRSQSKSRDHSDVAKKHRHERGHHRDRRERSRSFERSHKGKHHSSSRSGHSRHRR; via the exons ATGGCCTCCGCCGTCGCCCACCCGgccccccctgccgccgccgccccgccggccgccgccaccgccgctgcggctgctgctgccgccgccgccgctgcggccgccgccgccccgggtaTCCTCATCGGCGACCGGCTCTACTCGGAGGTATCGCTCACCATCGACCACTCGCTCATCCCCGAGGAGCGCCTCTCGCCCACTCCCTCCATGCAGGACGGCCTGGACTTACAGTGCGAGACCGACTTGCGCATCCTGGGCTGCGAGCTCATCCAGGCCGCCGGCATCCTCCTCCGACTGCCGCAg GTGGCGATGGCGACGGGGCAGGTGCTGTTTCATCGCTTCTTCTACTCGAAGTCCTTCGTCAAGCACAGCTTCGAG ATTGTTGCTATGGCCTGCATCAATCTCGCTTCCAAAATTGAAGAGGCGCCTCGTCGTATAAGGGACGTGATCAACGTGTTTCATCATTTGCGCCAGTTAAGAGCAAAAAG GACTCCAAGCCCCCTGATACTTGATCAGAACTACATAAACACCAAAAATCaagtaatcaaagcagaaaggagGGTACTGAAGGAGTTGGGATTTTGTGTTCATGTCAAGCATCCTCATAAG ATCATTGTTATGTATTTGCAAGTCTTAGAATGTGAACGTAATCAAACCCTGGTACAGACAGCCTG gaattacATGAACGACAGTCTTCGAACAAATGTATTTGTTCGTTTTCAGCCAGAGACTATAGCGTGTGCTTGCATTTATCTTGCTGCTAGAGCTCTGCAG attccACTGCCTACCCGCCCTCACTGGTTCTTGCTCTTTGGTACCACAGAGGAAGAGATTCAGGAGATATGCTTAACAACTCTTAAGCTCTATACTAGAAAGAAG CCCAATTATGAATTCCTGGATaaagaagtagaaaagagaaaaatggcgCTGCAAGAAGCTAAACTGAAGGCAAAAGGTTTAAATCCTGATGGAACTCCAGCACTCTCAACGTTGGGTGGCTTTTCTCCTGCATCCAAACCAT CTTCCCCAAGAGAAATAAAGACTGAAGAGAAGAGTCCAGTATCTCTGAATACCAAAACCATTAAAAAAGAGCCAGAAGAAAGGCAGCAAGCTGCAAAGAGCCCTTACAATGG catgagaaaagaaagcaagagaagtaGGAGCAGCAGAAGTGCTAGTCGATCTCGGTCAAGAACAAAGTCAAGGTCTCGATCTCACACTCCTAGGAGgca CTACAATAATAGGCGGAGTCTGTCTGGGACATACAGTTCAAGATCAAGAAGCAGGTCCCGCAGCCACAGCGGCAGTCCTCGCAGACATCACAATCATGGCTCACCACACCTGAAAACCAAACATAGCAGGGAAGAGTTGAAGAGTGCAAGTAGACACggtcacaaaaggaaaaaatctcgTTCACGTTCCCAGAGCAAATCCAGGGATCATTCTGATGTTGCCAAGAAACACAGGCACGAGCGGGGACACCACAGAGACAGGCGTGAAAGATCCCGCTCCTTTGAGAGATCTCATAAAGGCAAGCACCATAGTAGCAGTCGTTCAGGACACAGCAGACACAGACGCTGA